The DNA window agaaaggcagggcCTCATCAGAAGAAAGAGGCAGGGcctcatcaggagagagagaggcagggcctcatcaggagagagagaggcagggcctcatcaggagagagagaggcagggcctcatcaggagagagaggcagggcctcatcaggagagagaggcagggcctcatcaggagagagaggcagggcctcatcaggagagagagaggcagggcctcatcaagagagagacagggcctcatcaggagagagaggcagggcctcatcaggagagagagagaggcagggccatCAAGAGAGCATgataaatgtattattgtttaaatattttatatttattgatTGAGCAAACGTTAGCCGAGATTTAAAAAATACGTCAACAAATCACTTCTAGAATACACTGTTTTACCACCAATCAAGTAGTCTTGTCCAGTAATAAAAACACTGCAAACGTGTCACTATTGAGAAAATGGCAGACATAGAAAGATTGTTCCTTTCATGCAGCATTGATAGCATGTGCATGTCTAGACTTGAAAATGAGGTCAAGTCCAGGAAACAGACTCCACTCAGGTTGTTAGAACGTTTGGGTGTTGTCTCTTCCAAACCATGTGATTTATCTTCAGGAGGAACTCGTTTGGTGTGATCCTGGTGTTATCTGTGCTTCTCTGATCTCATGACTGTAAATATCGTACGCCAGATAGCCTCATACTGctcctgtgacatcatcacagcaCAGGAGCTGAGATTAGATAGTGGAAGATAAATCCTCGTTATTTTGCATCTGCTCTAATGTTATGATTGAGCTTACAACATGTCTGAGAtcaacccttgtgttatctaaTGTGTGTATTTAATCTATGGATTTAAGAAGTGACtgattcttttttttcacaaattTGCTCATAGACAGTTTATAGGGACCACATTGATCTGTagatctctctctatccctccctctgtttccctctccctctcctcctcttcaggaCGCAGTGAGGAAGCTTCGCCCTCTCAGCGACGTGTCGTTGACCATCTCCAGCCGGACAGACACCGGCGTCCACGCCCTCTCTAACTCCGCCCACTTTGACCTACAACGCAGAAACAACAAGCCCCCATTCTCAGAGGATGTCCTAGTCGACGCCCTCAACTTTCACCTGAGGCAGGAGCCAATCAGGTATGGGCTTTGTTGTTAAGTGAGCAGGGCCATAAAGATGTCGTGGCAGTTGACTGAAGGATCTGTGACTATATGACATTGAGTTTGACGTATGTACCgtatttttcagaaataaaGCTGCGGTTTATACCCTGATTTCGAACATTCCACTCCATTCACACTGCATTTGGAGtctgcttggtgtgtgtgtgtgtgtgtgtgtgtgagtgagtgtatgagtgagaaagagcgagagagaaaaaggggttgGGGAACATTTTGGATAGTGGTGGAATCCTGCTTTCACACACCGGGCCTGGGATAGGGACTATTAGCAACTGCTGAGGGagatcacctgtgtgtgtcaagTGAACTCACAATACCTCAGTCAAGACAGctaagagagaaataaaaaggaCAAAAAGGACTTTACACTAGCATTAAATATGAGCTATTATATCAATTATGTTGATATATATATAGGTTGGGCTGTTCTGCCTCATGTCCCTGTTGTGGGTCATGTTTTCTGAACAGGGTTAGATGTTCTCAGAAAATTTCACAGTGTAGGAAGGGCTGTCTAATCACATCCTGCTTGACGGTTGATGCAAGGCCTGACTCTGCGAGGTGTCACACTCAATCTCCTCCCCGGGAAACCTAACTTACTTTCGCTATAGTCTACTGAGTACTGTATGCTGGCAATATGTACTGCACTCAaatataccacacacacatcacatacgtgtgtgtgtgtgcgtacctatTCTATTAATATTTAGAACAGACACACTACAGGTCAGGAAGTCTTCAGTCTCTTAGGAAGCCATGGGTGTTTTCTTCAAACCTGTTATGCCCTTTGTTTCACTCACTCTACGACCACCTCCGAGGTCAGGGCAGGTTGCTGTGGTTGGAGCCACAGGCTTTTCAACTAAACAAGAAAAGAGTCGTTCCAGAAAGCTGTGTCAGAATCTCTCTCTAAAACATTTCTCAGGTGTTTTTTGGGGGCCGCTagatattcatgtgtgtgtttctgtatgtattTGTCAGGGTCAACTGTGCCTACCGTGTGCCTGAAGGGTTCCATGCACGTTTCCGCGCCACGTCACGAACATACGTGTACCGGCTGGCTGCCGGTGTGACCCGGCCCTCCCAGCTGCCCCTGGCCGACCTCAGGCTGTGCTGGGGCCTATGCAACACGTGAGTTACCTTGGCAACCAACGGCCCCTTCCCTAGCTGGGTCACAGTATGGTGTCTTTCTACACAACCATGAGGagatccttccatccatcctctaACTGAGTTGTAGTCACCCACCCATGAGAGCTCACCCCcctacacactctcactctctctctctcctgatgaggccctgcctctctcgctctctcgctctctcgctctctctctcctgatgaggccctgcctctctctctctctctcttctgatgAGGCCCttcccctttatctctctctttctctcctgattgtgtgtgtttgtttaaggGAGCTGAACGTGGGGGCCATGCGTGAGGCTGCTTCCCTGCTGGTGGGGACCCATAACTTCAGCAGCTTCAGAGCATTGAACTCTGAGACACCTTTCAAGGACCCTGTGAAGACCCTGGACCTGGTTCTCCTGGAGCCGGGAGAGGCGTTCGCTCACAGACATTtccacaggtaacacacctccACGGGTAACACACCTCCACGGGTAACACACCTCCACGGGTAACACACCTCCACGGgtaacacacctccacaggtaacacacctccacgggtaacacacctccacaggtaacacacctccacaggtaacacacctccacaggtaacacacctccacgggtaacacacctccacaggtaacacacctccacaggtaacacacctccacaggtaacacacctccACAGATAACACAGCtccacaggtaacacacctccacaggtaacacacctccacgggtaacacacctccacaggtaacacacctccacaggTAACACAGCTCCACAGGTTACACAGCTCCACAGGTTACACACCtccacaggtaacacaccttcacaggtaacacacctccacaggtaacacacctccATAGGTAACACACCTCCATAGGTAACACACCTCCACAGATATCACACCtccacaggtaacacacctccacaggtagcacacctccacaggtaacacacctccacaggtagcacacctccacaggtaacacacctccacaggtaacacacctccacaggTAAGGTTGCCGgcttgattccccgccgtgccacatgacgttgtgtccttgggcaaggcacttcaccctacttgcctcggggggaatgtccctgtacttactgtaagtcgctctggataagagcgtctgctaaacgactacaatttaaatgtaaataacaccACAGGAAGTCTCTATTCTCATAAGACCATTGACCCTCTCGTGGGGACATTTTGGAGAGTACTGTTTGTTTACAGAACACAACATAAATGAGTAGGAATGTAGACTGATACTTATAATAAAGTTAATATGCATGCAGGCTTTCAATCTGTTAGCCAGACTTGATTCTGTGCACTTCAGGgggggaagaaaagaaaatgtttaaATATACCATGCAAGGTTTTTAGAACTGGCTTAAACACCCTTTTACAGTAATTGTACATcaccttgtttgtgtgtgtgtgtgtgtgcgtgccagcGGGGTGGCAGATATAATCCAGAATGCTGCAGGAGTTCAAAGTGGAGGCGCACGATGTTGACAGGATTAAAGGGCCGCGGGGGGGTTCCCGTGCCAAATGGCACTTTCATGATCATTTATTATTAcacctttttatttattattaagcATAAGAATATGGTCAAATCCCAAACAGACATACGGTCATGTGAAAACTCCATTAGTCCATGTTAAAGGGGATTGTCACACATAACTTACATTCTCTTTAGCTGCTATTCCCTTTAACCTCAAATCAGTTTGTGATTTGTTTGTCACAGTAAAACAGATTGAGGATGAAAAAACGAATGTGTACCGCATACATTTTCAAACGGCCTCTCAATTAAAAATATTCCATCTAAACCAAACACGACTAGCATCCAAATGTCAGTTAACTGACTGTTTCAGCTGTAGGTTGGTGCAGTCGAAGTCTGCATGCATATTTCACGAGGGACACTATCATAAGGGAATAACATGAAGGGAAATCTACCTGTGAATTATTAAAACATCAAAATTGAACTACTTTTTATATTGCGCTAGCAGAAGGATCATAGTGTTAGATGAGATGGAGTTGTGTCAAAGCCTTCCGCAGGGAAACTAGAATTAGCTCCATGTCATTGTTGACGGTTCACTACGTTCCACGATGGAGCTTGGGGAGCTGGAAACATCTGTCGTAGAAGATCTACACCTGTAATGCTGCTCCTACACCTGTAATGCTGCTCCTACACCTGTAATGCTGCTCCTACACCTGTAATGCTGCTCCTACACCTGTAATGCTGCTCCTACACCTGTAATGCTGCTCCTACACCTGTAATGCTGCTCCTACACCTGTAATGCTGCTCCTACACCTGTAATGCTGCTCCTACACCTGTAATGCTGCTCCTACACCTGTAATGCTGCTCCTACACCTGTAATGCTGCTCCTACACCTGTAATGCTGCTCCTACACCTGTAatgctgctcctacacctcctaaaacagattagattaaagcagagtacagtagagtttagTAGTCCTCCTAAAACAGAGTAGTTTAAAGTAGATTACAGTAGAGTTTAGTAGAGTCCTAAAACAGTagattaaagcagagcagagtacagtagagtcctcaagtattcatcaatgatgcaaaatatgcaaatattttttcacCCTCTCAAAACTGTTCAGGTTTTAGGAACGAGGTCAACAGTCACTGATCTGTTAGTGTGGGGTTGAAAGGGAAGAATGATGCCTTcctaagaggtgtgtgtgtatatatatatagagtatATATATTGATTTTCTTCACCATATCTTCCACTTTTTTTGACTTTCTGGTTGTGTCCTTTCAGAGAGATCCGGTTCTGGGAGCTTACTTTCAAGAGTAGATCCTTTCTCTACAAACAGGTGTGTCTCAAGTGGCTTTCCTTCATTTTCACAAGATGCCAAAAGGCCTTCCTATTCACAAACAAGTTTACAGTAGATGTTTAGCACCTCCTGCTGGCGAATATGGAACACTGCCTGGTAAACATTAATGACTGATCTGTTGTGTTTGTACTTTTGCAAGCTCCCTAACCTGACCTTATTGCCTCGCCTGTTTGCTGTTGTCCTGCAGGTGCGCAGGATGACTGGGGCTCTGGTGGCGGTCGGCCAGGGaaagctctccatctctcagctAGAGAAACTACTGGAGGCCCAGGACTCCCTGGCCTACCCACAGAACCTGACAGCACCCCCCCAGGGCCTGTTTCTGACCCAGGTGGAGTACCAGCAACAAGGTGAGATGCTGCAGCTGAGCTCCAGGGTTCTGAACGCCCCGGCAGCTCACTAGATAGGTATGTGtgccatgtaggctgaggccttaccgcacGGCCTGGGGTCACGCTGAGGCCTTCCCGCGTGGCCTGCCTGGGGTCcagctgaggccttaccgcacAGCCTGCCTGGGGTCcagctgaggccttaccgcacGGCCTGCCTGGGGTCcagctgaggccttaccgcacGGCCTGCTTGGGGTCcagctgaggccttaccgcacGGCCTGGGGTCcagctgaggccttaccgcacGGCCTGGGGTCCAGCTGAGGCTTTAACGCACGGCCTGCCTGGGGTCcagctgaggccttaccgcacGGCCTGGGGTCcagctgaggccttaccgcacGGCCTGGGGTCcagctgaggccttaccgcacGGCCTGGGGTCcagctgaggccttaccgcacggcctctcctttcctgtcaatttattttgttttgggtTAGGAAATTATCTAAATAAAGGCATATAAAGCAGGAAATATTGCTAAAAAGACAACCTCAAAAGACAGGGAGGGATGCATATGACTGTAGCTCAGAATGTGTTGCATGATGATGGAAGATTGTGTTCCTGTTTCAGATCTGCGTCCCTGCTCCAGCCCTGTTGGCTGACATCAGGACAGAGTTCACCTACTTCAGATCCCTAGGCCCATTCATGGCCGTCGTGATGTCATTTATTCTttcaaaatatacaaaatatttgTGTTTATGTAACAATATGCCAATATTAATGTATGTATATCGAGCCATTATAAACGTACTGAATCTCAATGAAGATCCACAAAGTTTATTTCAACACATCATTCAGTGATACATGACTGTCCATAAATGCAGCTCAGGTATGGAACATGACAACAACTTAGAACAGATTGTCGTCATGCTACATAACACCATAGTCCTCACAACTTGTGATATAAGATCTGATATCTAATAATTCCTACATCAGCTTGAATATTAAACCTAAGACTATTTACAATTAAAAACTATTTCTTTAGAATTAAGTAAATTTAGTTCAAGTACACAAAGACAGTTCTATATGGAGCTTATGGGACCATAGACTTTGCTGCTTGGTGTTCAATGGAAAAAGTGTTATGTAAGGACCAACAAAGTGCACtcaaaactgtacatccaaacaTCCTGGTCAAACTGCATTCAAGCCTCTTGGCTTTAACAAAGACCCAGCACAATATATAGATACATGTTACTCAACATGAAACATGATACTCTCGCTCATGATTACAAATTTGGCAGCATTTTCTCATTCAATAGAAAACGTGCATACACGTCTTTCTCGCAACACAACATTCCAGAAAACAGTCAATAGAACAAACTCCAACTGCATTTTCAATGACAGTTGGAGGAAAATGAGGTTTGTAGGATACAGTTCTGGTTTATCAATAATTGCCCTTTATGTTTGACAGCAATcaaattagaagtcatgaactttgAAAATCAGCTTCAGTAACAATAGCTGTTTTAAGATTTACCCGTGAAGAAGATGATAAACTACTTATTTGCGATCAACAGGTGCCGTGCCTAGCGTCAGGAATGTTACCGCACTTTAAGCAGTGATGCAAAAACATTCGGCCAAACGAAAAAAAGTCTAGATGTGACAAGTCCAGGCAATCCTGTCAAAGAATccatacacacattcattctGGCATAGCCACTGTCCTTGAGTCAAATCTGCATTTGGCTTTAAAGAGAAAACAGTACATCATGTTTTCCTAAACCTGCCCAAATTTCAAGTGTCTCAGAATATGCACTTCAGGAAAGAATTTGGTTTGGAGTTGAATTGAGCACCTCAAAATGATGTTTCAAGTGACTTTTTCCCCGTGGTCAAAACCACAGCCTGCTCACTAACGAAGTTGATGAAGTGCGTAATTTGAAATTCCGACCCAAAAAATTGTGAAAGGACTGAGAGTATTAAAATGAGACCACTGGCTAGTTTTTACCGTCAGATATGAATATGAAATAAAACAGAAGCAGTAACATAATGACCAAGTTTAAGTGTAGCTGCTAAAACATAGAGATGGTCCATGGTTGGAATTCCCAAACGCTCAAGCCTTTGATCAAATGTTAAATATATGATATATGATAGGCTACTTATCACTGAATTTGTCTATATAtcctcaaaatgtattttgctaTCAAAGTATTCGCATTTGGACTAAAATCCCTGACTTTGAAAAAGAATTTAGCCTCATTCCCATTCCGCTGTGTGAGCTGCACACTAAAACAGTGCTACAAGTTTGCATAGAGCCTAAAACCCAACCATAACCTTGTCAAAGTAACcggacgaaaaaaaaaaaaaaaaattctctgaACAATTATATTTCACTCTTTGTAATTCCATTAGAGGCATATCATTTTTTTGTTTAGAATTACATTTGTTTACATGTAAACATGTTTGTTTACAACAGTAACTCAATGTTGCTTGAGGCAAATATTTAAGGAATGCTCTTTTTAAGAGATAAAATGGTGTGTAGTGTTTTAAGCAAAGTGTTGTTTTCAGTACCACCACAGACATGAGCAGACCAGGAGGTGCTTCACTGTTAACCACTGTCCTTCAGGCACACACAACAGGACTAAAGAGCACATATTTTATTAAGAAGCACAAAGAGTGAAAGACACGTTTCAGAGATTAAAACAATCAAACAAGGAGGTACAGGAGGACatgtccatatgtgtgtgtgtggcatcggTCGTCTCCCAGTAATAAAAGAGTAAAACACTATCCAGTCTGGGGGGGAACCTAAAAGTTGTGGTCGCAGAATTCCACTTTAGCTCGCAATTTTCTCAATTTCATCCAGATCGTCTGTGTCCAGTTTCTCAATCTTCTTGTCTGTGGAAAGCGTGGAAATGGAGAGTCAGAGCTTCTGAAAACACTTCCAGTGAATCTAGGCAGCTGCCTGGGAAGATTCTGTTTCCCAACCAACACACAGTAGTCCCCTTTCTACCAACTACATTTCACTAAAGTTGCACTCTTGTAAACACTAATACGCTTCACACAGGAACGAACACAGAGTTCTCCTAGCAGCAACTAGCTTAAGTTTCTACTAGACTAGCtgtaacattattttaaaattaaataataataataatcagttGGCCATTACATCAAACATTAGGCCTACATTGGGAATATTAATTTGAACTAAAATATAGCTAACTTAAAGGTATGTCATATTAGCAAAAGGTAACTTCACGTCTTGATGGCAACCAAtatatctaaaggtttgacagtaataTGACATTCTGACATCTGTGGTCGTACATACTGTAATAAACAGGACCAATGATGAAGGGGTACCCTGACTATTGATTGGAAGGGCTAGCTGTCTTTAACCGGCCTGTGCGCACTCTGCCCCTCCACTCAATGCTCGTTACTAGGGCTGGGGGGGGAAATAGATTCGCGATTCAGTGTTCTAGCTATTCATATCGATTCACATCTTCAAAAATCTCGAGTTTACTAAACTGCAAGAAAAACTATACATTAAGGTTTTGATTAGGGGTGGAATGGTACACTGAACTCACGGTTCGGTACAAtggagggaaaagcaaaacaaaccagGTTCCTCTAGGAGTGAATACGGGTGCATTGAAGATGACGTAAATTCCGATTGCTTCAGTGATTTTTTGGGCCCTGTTTGTAAGTGTATCTAAAGGCTGGTTAAGCACTGTAGGGAGGAGAAGttggacagttttttttgtctctttccAGTGATTGGCACACCTGGGTGATGGCGTCAGATatttttggtcatttagcacacgctcttatccagatgtgTTACAtgtgttagcatgttagatgtATTTCCACTCACATACCCCACAACTGCTGAACAACGCCGACACACAGTGCTTGTCTTATCCACCACTCTCTCGCCTGTACTACTGGAACTGAATGGGAAACCTACGTTTTTCCCAAACTTGCGATCTTAAAGAGGCCGGTCGGTCCTCCATCTCTCGTGGGTCGCCACCACTCGCCATACTCGTCCTTAGTGCTGCTAGCCTACCTCTGACTAACGACGGCCCAATCAGAGCTTCAGAGCTTAAGCGGGGCAAAAGGTTaggtgtccctaaagaacacgagtatctaacagtaggtccacattacattaattaaattgCACGCAACTTTATTTTTATATCGTGTATTCTCTGTGTAATTTCAtgcaccgaaccgtgacgcccgtaccgtttCGGTTCAAtatgaatacatgtaccgttccacccctagtttTGATGCATTgggatttttttcttcaacacttaactgcctatcacagtcaaatagaaacaagtaacactaaacagcaaactggaatcaaatgtaagcatatattgaatcgaAATTTGATTACGAATTGAAAAAATCAGTTTTTTtatcgaatcgtgaccccaagaatcgaattgtgaggtaccaaaagattcccactcCTACTCGTTACTGTAGTTTcatgggagtggctttgaagggaggaggtgggatatTTCGGTTTGAATCATGTCAAACAGAAGCAAAAATAGCTAGCTTCCCGCAACTTGCCTACCCCCTGCCTTTAACGTACGCTGAAAAATGCAtgtagaggaaacactgaacacaGTACAAATAAATGAGTAGTAATTAAAAGCTATTTGCATTTGctcttcacaatgtatgcttcatgttttggctacccgcaatgtttttgaagCCAtatcgttgtttatgatcagtgacctatgcacttttgtaaagctctctcttggaagttgctttggataaaaccggctaaatgaataaatgtaaatgtctagaAGGCTCATGGTTGTCTGGTTAATTTGgttaggggtgtgtggaggctgtgtgtggaggctgtgtgtggtcaggggtgtgtggaggctgtgtgtggtcaggggtgtgtggaggctgtgtgtggtcaggggtgtgtggaggctgtgtgtggtcaggggtgtgtggaggctgtgtgtggttaggggtgtgtggaggctgtgtgtggtggctgtgtgtggttaggggtgtgtggaggctgtgtgtggttaggggtgtgtgtggaggctgtgtgtggttaggggtgtgtggaggctgtgtgtggttaggggtgtgtggaggctgtgtgtggttaggggtgtgtggaggctgtgtgtggttaggggtgtgtggaggctgtgtgtggttaggggtgtgtggaggctgtgtgtggttagggatgtgtgtggttaggggtgtgcggaggctgtgtgtggttaggggtgtgtggaggctgtgtgtggttaGGGGTGTGCGGAGGGCTTACTGAAGTGATCCTGGATCCGGTTAAGAATGTTCATACTGAACTTGCTGTCCACCATGTTGATGGCCAGCCCCCTTTTCCCAAAGCGGCCCGTACGTCCAATCCGGTGCAGGTATGTTTCGTTGTCTGGGTTACCATCCCGGTCCACCGGCAGGTCAAAGTTGATTACCACAGAGACCTGCTCCACATCGATACCTGGAAGTCAGGTTCAGGGTTAGCCTTGGTAAACAGGTAAAGCCTTGTTTCTATTGCAGCCATTTGTGCTCAGCCATGTTTAGTATCTATCTAATCTGTTCTGTTGTCAAATACTAAGAGGGGAAAAATGCTCTGTTGTGGTTAACCAATCAGATTTGTCACTTTAAACTGCCACTGTGAACAAGACTTATCATCTTGTAGTTCCACAAAACTGTCCAACTCAACCCATTACACAAGCTGGACATGTAATGGTTTGGTACGTGTACATAATTTAGAACATACTAGTTTACTGAGCATTATTATTAGCATTTCTATAATAACCTGTATTTGAGGTCATAGGATTACATGAGGTGCCAGCAGGCAGTTTTTCAGAGCAGAGCACCAGGATGTGTCCAGGAGCAGGCAGTACCTCTGGCACAGACGTTGGTGGTCACCAGCACCTTCTCCTTGCCGTCGCGGAAGCGGTCGATGACGGCGGCCCTCTGCTCCACCTGCATCTCTCCACTAAGCAGCGCCACCTGGTGGCCCTCCCTGGACAgctccccagccagccagccggcAGTCTTCCTGGTCTAAGACAGGAATGGACAGGTTCACACAAACTCTGGACAACTTTCAGAAGCTTTTTTTTCAGCAAACTGAGTAACACAATAGCTGGAAAATCACAACCACCCAGAACCACCCGTAATTCAGGCTGACTTGCATCCAATCAAGAAATGAACAGGTGAAGACAAACAAACCTGACAACACAGAACAATACCCCTGCCCTCCCTACCACGCACGcaatctcacacactcacatgacaGAAGATCATAGCCTGAGCGATAGTGATGGCTCCGTAGATGTTGCAGAGGGCTACAAACTTCTCCTCCTTGCTGTTGCAGAGGACGTAGTACTGCTTGATGGTGTCCAGGGTCTCCTCCTCGCGCTTCAGCTTGATGATGTTGGGGTCGGGGACGATCCGCTGGGCAAAGTTCCACACCGTCTCCTCGAAAGTGGCAGAGAACAGCAGCATCTGGCAGACCTTGGGCAGCATCCTGGAGAACCACACGTCACACCCATCGGGGACGGCTCATGCATCAACTGCACACCTTTTAACTTTTATTATTCTATCTTCTGATCAGTGAAAGGAAA is part of the Hypomesus transpacificus isolate Combined female chromosome 9, fHypTra1, whole genome shotgun sequence genome and encodes:
- the pusl1 gene encoding tRNA pseudouridine synthase-like 1 isoform X2; translation: MMNTGSTRYLIFFQYIGTKYCGVVRSPAHYQMFGVQNHLEDAVRKLRPLSDVSLTISSRTDTGVHALSNSAHFDLQRRNNKPPFSEDVLVDALNFHLRQEPIRVNCAYRVPEGFHARFRATSRTYVYRLAAGVTRPSQLPLADLRLCWGLCNTELNVGAMREAASLLVGTHNFSSFRALNSETPFKDPVKTLDLVLLEPGEAFAHRHFHREIRFWELTFKSRSFLYKQVRRMTGALVAVGQGKLSISQLEKLLEAQDSLAYPQNLTAPPQGLFLTQVEYQQQDLRPCSSPVG
- the pusl1 gene encoding tRNA pseudouridine synthase-like 1 isoform X1 is translated as MMNTGSTRYLIFFQYIGTKYCGVVRSPAHYQMFGVQNHLEDAVRKLRPLSDVSLTISSRTDTGVHALSNSAHFDLQRRNNKPPFSEDVLVDALNFHLRQEPIRVNCAYRVPEGFHARFRATSRTYVYRLAAGVTRPSQLPLADLRLCWGLCNTELNVGAMREAASLLVGTHNFSSFRALNSETPFKDPVKTLDLVLLEPGEAFAHRHFHREIRFWELTFKSRSFLYKQVRRMTGALVAVGQGKLSISQLEKLLEAQDSLAYPQNLTAPPQGLFLTQVEYQQQGEMLQLSSRVLNAPAAH
- the pusl1 gene encoding tRNA pseudouridine synthase-like 1 isoform X4 codes for the protein MTDAVRKLRPLSDVSLTISSRTDTGVHALSNSAHFDLQRRNNKPPFSEDVLVDALNFHLRQEPIRVNCAYRVPEGFHARFRATSRTYVYRLAAGVTRPSQLPLADLRLCWGLCNTELNVGAMREAASLLVGTHNFSSFRALNSETPFKDPVKTLDLVLLEPGEAFAHRHFHREIRFWELTFKSRSFLYKQVRRMTGALVAVGQGKLSISQLEKLLEAQDSLAYPQNLTAPPQGLFLTQVEYQQQGEMLQLSSRVLNAPAAH
- the pusl1 gene encoding tRNA pseudouridine synthase-like 1 isoform X3, translating into MIELTTCLRSTLVLSNDAVRKLRPLSDVSLTISSRTDTGVHALSNSAHFDLQRRNNKPPFSEDVLVDALNFHLRQEPIRVNCAYRVPEGFHARFRATSRTYVYRLAAGVTRPSQLPLADLRLCWGLCNTELNVGAMREAASLLVGTHNFSSFRALNSETPFKDPVKTLDLVLLEPGEAFAHRHFHREIRFWELTFKSRSFLYKQVRRMTGALVAVGQGKLSISQLEKLLEAQDSLAYPQNLTAPPQGLFLTQVEYQQQGEMLQLSSRVLNAPAAH